In the Pectinophora gossypiella chromosome 27, ilPecGoss1.1, whole genome shotgun sequence genome, ttaacttttttgacaaattaaactgtaagtctcactaaatgtcaaatatgttagtgcgacagagtcccaaagtggatacattatattgctcatgactgtacaagtttgtaagttacatatgagtttcacatcacagaccctttcgggcacaacagaATAGAAGTTTATTTGTACCTTGACAGCAATATCATATCCATGCTCCATGATAAGTGGAGCCCCCTCCTGGACGTCGTCGGCGACAGACGGCGCCTCCGTGTCCTCCGCATCAGCGTCATTGAGGTCCAGCACTGCGGAGCTGCCACTCACACTTGCCATTATGCTGGAGTTAATAAAAgacagttattttttaaattctggcAGGTATACTTGGAGAAAGTTCTGTTTCTCTCTggatcccgacgaccctattactctagccatagaggcagccaatcatcTCGCGACACCAAAGGTTTAAAAGGTTTATAGGAAGATGTTTCTCTAGACAAAAGGtcatcatcgtcaatttaagagccacgctcttgtctgtgtagcatttaaaatacaaaaacacaaaaggacaaaacaaaagacaaaaggTACAAGGCactaaatcccaattggggtagtttgggtttaagtagcaatctcttccaggcaacctagaTGCTTGGTgatgaaacaagaaacatttattgagaagcatTATTAgcattttgtgtgtgtgtgagagagagagtgtgtgtgtgtgtgtgtgtgtgtgtgtgagtctgtgtgtgtgtgtgctgtgtgtgtgtgtgtgtgtgtgctgtgtgtgtgtgtgtgctgtgtgtgtgtgtgtgcgctgtgtgtgtgtgtgtgtgtgtgtgtgtgtgcttcgtgtgtgtgtgtgtgtgtgtgtgtgtgtgtgtgtgtgtgtgtgtgtgttgtccTTTGTACAACaaactattaaataaagttGCACTGTGCATTGTTATTGTTATATAACAACCTAACAAAGCATCACACCTGTAccctcaaaggggtaggcagtggtgtaacatagcacagacacacacagctatgtttgtattgtaattaagaataaaattaattaattaagtaaatattaatgtgtgtatattttaatgttataaatgtatatatatgtgtgtcatAGGTTTtaccttttgtttttttttttgtcctggctatatctgcaatcagtatcttttttttctgtttattatGAGCAGATTTGTTATaagtagattttacctaaataaagttttttattattatttattattattattaaaggacaATGACCATAACTGTATGAGACCCCTTCCAATAGATACTTGTGTGTAAGTAGTTTCATTAGTGTCTATATAAAGACTACCAATTAGTTTTAGCTTCAAAATCCATGGggattagaaataaaaaaaaaagagatttgTCAAACATCAACTTATTTCTTTCTTACTGTTCACTTTTttatatcttaagtgcagtttccactaacacagttggctcgaccattatagacggcgatacagttcACCACATATTTACCTACTCCTCTGACCACcacaattaggatatagttatgagtttatgttatgttacatttacgtataaattctttttttcaattacaatacaatatgagGACTTTGCCTAATAAATCtgacaaaataaatatgaaaagaaGGCTTGTTCCTAACAAGGGATTCCTTCCAGCTGACCTTTCTTTCACCATTTACAgttaaaatttaataacaaatataaattttacatcttataataaaataaagaatggGAAAAAAGGGAGATTGGAGGAAATTCAGTTTGTGGAAATAAgtatagtaaattgtattgtaaatttaaaattactcaACATATTAATGGACAAAGAGAAAAGTTAGGGTTTGTAATGTACAAAGAAgttgaaatataaaaattatttatgtatataaaaagCCACTATCACCACtatgtacttttcaaaaaagttactaTAATAATTCATTATATTCACCTGAACTTTCTCTCCTGGGAACAGACAAAGAAATGTGGGCGTCACTGCTCTGCCGTCAggtttacaaaacaaacaacattATCTCCGCGATAATACGGAAATAAATCACTCAAACTACTATTTATTTGCAAAATTATTGGCCTAAATACAAGAAAATTGGATCGATATTTTTGCATGGTCAACACGCATGTTTTATAAACTAAAGAACATGTCACAGAAAAGGAAATGACTAATTAACTCAATTAGTATAATTACATTAACGTTTTGACGGCAAAAAGCTAGGCTTTTATGtgttatttgccataaatgaaATTGTTGTAACGTAGACTGATGACAGCTTTTTTCGTTCCGTTTCtcaaaatgtattttcattACCATAACCTATTTTCAAAATTTCCTGCAGGCGCTGCAACAACATACGTAAAATGGAATTATATCGATTATGATCGTTATGATGGCAGGTGGTACATCACTAGCGATGTGCTTTTATTGCATAAGTTTTGCTAAATACGAAATGAGAACAGCGAAACCCGTATACGATAACGATGTATCTCTCATCTTTTATAGTTCAATCGCTTGTGTCAAAAATCTTGGTTTACAAACATTCTCTTGTTGGTGGCTGACTgacacatgactcatgtcattTGAAAAAAAGTCTCGTGTTGATTGTTTCATATTGTCGTGTTATTTTTCTCTGTGAATGTACGGATAGTTCGGAAAATCGAATGCAAATAATTGCTAAAGCCCCACATGTGAAAAACGTGATTATTTTGTGAAGGTTTCTAAATAAACGCCAAGATTACGGCCAAAATGCAGGGCGTGAGCGCACCTCGTGAGGGTGCTCCGCCGATCATTAGCACAAGTTCTACGATCCTAAACATGCGTGAAAAAGAGAAATACATTGAAGATTTCGACTTCCCCTTCTGCGATGAGTCTTCCAAATACGAGAAAGTTGCTAAAATCGGCCAGGGGACCTTTGGAGAAGTGTTCAAAGCCCGAGCAAGGAACAGTAGCAAGAAATTTGTAGCAATGAAAAAGGTCTTGATGGACAATGAAAAGGAGGGCTTCCCCATCACGGCACTGCGAGAAATAAAGATTCTACAGCTTCTAAAACACGAAAACGTGGTGAATTTGATAGAAATATGCAGGACAAAAGCTACAAGTCACAATAAATATAGATCAACCTTCTATCTAGTATTTGATTTTTGCGAGCACGATTTAGCCGGCCTACTTTCAAATGTGAACGTGAAATTCAGTTTAGGAGAGATAAAAAAAGTCATGCAGCAGTTGTTAAACGGTCTCTACTACATTCATAGTAATAAAATCCTGCACAGAGACATGAAAGCGGCCAACGTTTTGATAACGAAGAATGGTGTTCTCAAATTGGCAGACTTCGGCCTGGCTAGAGCGTTCAGTGTGGCGAAACAGGGACAAGTGAACAAATACACGAATCGGGTTGTTACGTTGTGGTACAGGCCGCCAGAGTTGTTATTAGGTGAGTAATGAAAATTTCTTTTGCTTTTTTTCTGAAGTGGCAGAATgggagagaggcctttgcctgcAGTGATATGGTGTAGGCTTGGAATAGTAATaaagtgggttgtgaggtggattaccaacctcatcgaccctggtgtcagggttactatagccgccaaaggccactgacatggctcatgtaacgactacttacttccatcagtaattagtaaccaggaccaatggcttaacatgccttctgaagcacagatcatcttactttcggacaatcagatgatcagcctgtaatgtcctaaccaaactagggatcacaaagtaatttttgtgatatttccccaccaggattcaaaccgggacctccggatcgtgagcttaacactctaccactggaccacaaaggccgttatAAAGAGATAATAAGCGTAGTCTCCAGCGTCATGCTCTTATTATGAATTAACATTTTTCAGGTGACCGTAACTATGGGCCTCCGGTGGACATGTGGGGTGCCGGTTGTATCATGGCTGAGATGTGGACACGGTCTCCTATCATGCAGGTACGTGACAAGAGACCATAAAGTGTGCCTTCCAGGGAACCAAGTCTATTTACCCAGcgtcatgccagcctcatagatGCTTTCatgtacctatcccttaggcaaaattcaaaaatatttttattcaataggtaacatctttattcagtaggtaacatacttacactttgaaacaTCAATTTTTatgtctcatctgcctaaaactactgcagcttcacacTACCTGAATGAAtcacagaatttcataatttatctttgccctaagaaactacccaattagccTAACACAAGAGAAACAAATGGTTGAGCTTAATACAGAAACTAAACTCACTAAAGAAAACttacttattaaagaaaaaacaaagtgCATTCACTCCTTTATTCTCGTAAGGACATGTTCTCAAAACGACTAGCATTGTGTACACTGAATTATATAgtctaaaatcactttgtgagactgtcctttgttaggttaggacattacaaggaGAATCACCTGGTCTGATAAAGAAACCGATTCCatactttggaaggcacgttaagctgaaCTTGGGCTACTATcccaaatgcctccaccaacccgcagtggagcaccgtggtggagCTCTGGTTGATCTGAGgagaggctgtttatgttatgttataaaaaaatatatattatttcgggtaacttggacccaggatgttagtaacaatgatttcttactcactaatattagttcaattcaaattcaaaaatatctttattcagtcggtaacatagttacactttgaatcgtcaatttttacataacgaacgtctcatccgcctaaaactactgcagctcacaacctgtatagccggttAGTATTACAATAgatacacaatacacacacatacacaataaaaataagacatttatttaatgctcctgtacaagtgactcatggagcaatgagtcatgtacggacagtccagcctacttacaataatactgaggatactgttggggctggcGATCCTACGAGTCAGTGATGTGCATCGTTTACGCATTGTGGTGTAGCAGTCGACCCGCGCCTCAGCGAACATCCCTGACGCGCTGGAACGCCGCGGGAGCCCCATCAGCACCCTGAACGCGTACGCGTATTAAACTTCCCTCTAACTCACTCCAGGGTCCAACGGAGCAGCAGCAACTGATTCTGATCTCGCAGCTGTGTGGCTCGTGCACTCCCGACGTGTGGCCAGGGGTGGAGCACCTCGACCTGTACACTAAGATGGAGCTGCCCAAAGGACAGAAGAGGAAGGTCAAGGTCAGTGTTAACAGCAGCGATGCGCCGTACAcgggaaagttcccaaagtgggtataggccgcctattgtacggtcacgagcattaataaatgtatacactttggtaccatgtcacattaaattttttgacaaattgaactgtaagtctcactaaatgtcaaatatgttagtgcgacagagtcctaatgtgggtacattatattgctcatgactgtacttatgtttttattcgtatgtttatgtcctctgtatatgtcgttgtgcaataaagtattattgattgattgattgaatattcccgttgtaaaaaaactttaatagCAAGGACACTGGCCGCTTTTCCTTTTCAacttgttctttcttgtactcaggtcttatctgcctaaaagttatttcctctcagacgacgccctgagccgaggttcgcgcccaactgggcaccctcaggcctgttgtcttaaacgttgtaccgggtgaaagccttcagcgctccccatttgtccggccaagtagttaatgccatctacaataagtcacgtcaaaaaaaaaatgcctaaaggttaggttataAAGTGCTTTAtacataagttttttttttttttttttgatgatttgatcatcattaaacgctctaaactatgaggctggcataaccaccaagagtggctcaagcctcgacaaaaattagatttaaaaaaaataaaaaaaaaaaaaaaaaaaacataagttttgcgccaacagcctccgtggtctagtgttctaggttcgattcccgaaggggacattgtcgaaatcactttgtgagactgccctttgtttggcaatgacattgcaggcttgaatcacatgattgtctgaaaaagtaaaatgattccgtgcttcagaaggcatgctaagctgttggttccggttcctacttacagatgtaagtgagtaatcgttacatgagccatgtcaggggcctttggtggctcagtaataaccctgactccagggttgatagAAGAGTAccaatgtttatgttatttattttcaggAAAGGCTAAAACCTTACGTGAAGGATCCCTATGGCTGTGATCTGCTGGATAAGCTGCTGCAATTAGACCCGGCTAAGAGGTGAGAGGTCTTACtctcttgtacggtcacgagcattaatatgtatacactttgataccatgtcacattaacttttttgacaaattgaactgtaagtctcatcatcaccagcccattaacgtccccacagctggggcacgggtcttccctatggatggatagggagatcgggccttaaaccaccacgcgggcccagtgctacAGGAGTAGTACGTAGCGAGCGAGCGTAGCAGCACTACGCAGTGAGCGTAcgtaggagtcctagtatggctttgaaatagactactctgggcgccatcccacttgcgtcagagtactgcggggcggaaggcaagagggaaaccacggccctatttttccctaaaaaagtagcgtggaaaatgctgcaccgacaagagcgtgtctcttaaattgatgatgatgaaagataTTGTTGAGCTTGAAATTGATAGGCGTATTCCTTGCAGATACGACGCGGACACTGCGCTGAACCACGACTTTTTCTGGACTGATCCGATGCCCTGCGACCTGGCCAACATGCTGGCCCAGCACTCGCAGAGCATGTTCGAGTATctggcgccgccgcgccgccccggGCACCTTCGTCACCACCACCACGTGGCCGGCCAGCCGCCGAAGCCCAGCCAGCCCCTACAGGACTCCACCTACCAGGACCGCGTCTTCTAACCGGCGGAGCCCTTAGGGTAGTCCACCAGCGGGGCCaacacaccctggacacttcatacaaaactcgttctacacagacactacacattgaagttatcgtacggtcacgaccattaatatgtatacactttggtaccatgtcacattaacttttttgacaaattgaactgtaagtctcgctaaatgtcaaatatgttagtgcgacagagtcctaaagtgggtacattatattgctcatgactgtacacgcgcatctgtgtgtgacgactgccatacgattaaagacagtaagaccgagggggtgaggtaaacctagctcagccgctggtgggggggcggagagtcgccgttctatacgtagtattattcgttcTACGCTTTTGTATTaacacggaatagaagaggttggaaaggccctaacgcgcattttgtatgagaaccgctgtcgtcggttcaaccccactctcttttacaactcctgcaaacagataactacgatagctctactgcttctcaaattccacagccactttaccggcgatgtatattttatgttttaggctgcaattttatcattacttttcgtaaaatactgcatacgaaagcatttttttgataaatagccgtttatactaaggtttttagctttcctgtgataaggaggaatCTCCTTGCGTGATAGCCGATATTAGATTTTCTGCCCTGCAAGTTATAACGCACAAGACGACCttataatatactatcgcggagctccgtgcgtcgtgaAGTTTGCGggcgagtggagtgcaaagttgaagtatgaactgtttgctcatacttgtatggcaggcgtttcgcgctcacttggcccttccaacgtctttcttctattccgtggtgaaaaaaaaaaaaaaaaaaaaaaaaacacccgcTCGCTAGCTACGTTTAAGTGcgatgtaatagggggcaagcctattgccattaaccgggcacaaatataacataacatctcGACTGTAtttccaaaggggtaggcagagttgtatagtaCACCCAATCCTCGCGAGCTATGTAATTATGATATGTAAGTGGTTTAAAACTTAAGACTTGTTAAAGTGAATGTTTCATCCTATAGTTAGTGTGTTATTAAAGgtagtattataaaaaaaaaaattgtaaattataaaaaaatatatatagttttATACGAAGCAAAATGTGTTTCATTTTGTATCCTTTATCAACTATTTAAATTcgtcttgtatcgtgtgggttgtgaggtggattaccgacctcaccAACCAGGCTTTAAAATTTACtacacactcgcgtcagagtactgcggggcggaaggcaagagggaaaccactgccctattttcccctaaaaagtagcatggagaaccaccgaaaagagcgtggctcttgaattagtgatgatgatggtatggcgaagaaaaaagaacataataacGAGGtagatacttatataatttCCATCACAAGTTACATAATAAGCTAggttgaataaaaaataatttacaattaaaatataaaatacaatattttcacTAAAATTGGCTATTTAGGACGACGTTTCGTATACTTAATATCAAAACATACTTCCCATGactccaccaaccagcagtggagcagcgtggagtatactccataccccctccggctgattgaggggaggcctgtgcccagcagtgggacgtttgaGTTTGCTGCGTCgcaatttagttttttattactgGGTTCTATGCAGTTTAGAACACaacatgggactgaaaataactaaaaaaagacagttaaattttcaaaaatattccgacaggaatttccgcttgatatcaattcagaatcataatataaatcatccccctcagtattcgttacggtgtcactaacacccatacctacttgtatggctacctgtgtgTACTtgaacggggtgtaagtgacatcgtaacgaatactgaggggaatgattcataccatgattctgagttgatatcaagcggcattcctgtcggaaaattcatgaaaattttattgtcttttttagttattttcagttcgatatttgcgacggaaaattccatttgatatcaacacagaatcatggtctgaatgatccttcaaagttttcgttaaggtgtcagtaacatcctgtatgtgcatcgttttaggtttacgcggttattggccccgattcctgtagacaccgcctaattttattttaagttatacctgtcattttcttatccgtcgaaaaggaaagggacggatgattcacagctcttaattttaggaagaatgagtgaatgaatgaataacccgggcgaatcaaaaggtacgtcgctggtatgcaatccgtttgacgtgctgtctacttaactgtgtcgggttattgacggatgtaaaatttttagacggttggtttagatttgtgcttaaaattgacgtgtgttccataaattgtatgctcgtcgattacccgtccctttccttttcggcggataagaaaatgacagatataacttaatataaaattagatggtatttacaggaattaacaccaataAAGGGTTGTTACCGCCCAGACGTTGAGAGAGAGTTGAGAGagttcagtcatcccgtgatcatggcacttgcaacagtgtcgaaatatcgggagtctcatatccctgatttaaacgtggtaagaacccattattatgttttttaattatccTGTATGTGACAGTTTATGTAAGGTGTTTCTTTTATATGCAATAAATAGTTATTGTATTCTATTAGGTATATCGATCCAAATGAGCTATCAATAGTATCGATGCTGACAGACGTGGTTCGACCCTTACAAGTAAAGTGTAAAAACCATCAGCTAacactacttggtcggacaaatgatGTGCGACTGTTCCGGGAAGAGTTCCCGGATGATGGTGTGGCAGTCGTCCCAGGGGACCACCTTCGCGGCCACTTGCGGTGTGGGGGTAGACAGGGTCTTCTTAATCATGTCGTCTAGGGGGTAGCCTCGCCGGGGGAAAACTATCGCCTGAAAAGTTGAAAAGGAGCAttagtaatcatcatcattaatttaagagccacgctcttgtcggtgcagcattttccatgctacttttttagggaaaaatagggcagtggtttccctcttgccttccgccccgcagtactctgtttgacgcgagtgtgtagtatattacaaagccgtactaagactcctgtcctctgcctctgaatagtactggcagttactgttgccctctgtcaggttccaggttacagtccctgtgacttgccccttcggccctgcattgccgtaccgatggcccCCGTCTCCGCCTCTGTAACCGTTGAGATCTTCACCCGtttccctgggcaagggttctacgttataccccgtagggatgggtccctatccgaactcggCCACCATCTCATTTTGTTGTTAAATTGTGTAAATAAATTGATATGAGTTGTGGTACTTCCGAAATagacgtttattattattaactaataGAGACTTCAAAACCAAGTTATAAAGACTTCAAAACCAATTTATGGCGACTTCAAAAACCAATATATGGCGACTTCAAAACCAATTTATGGCGACTTCAAAACCAATTTATGGCGACTTCAAAAACCAATTTATGGCGACTTCAAAAACCAATTTATGGCGACTTCAAAAACCAATTTATGGCGACTTCAAAAACCAATTTATGGCGACTTCAAAACAACTTACATGCGGGGGCAGATTAGTAGCAGGACAGTAGTCGTTCCTTCCGTCGCCGCTGTACACTATGCTGGTGTAGGGCGGTCGCTGCGCGCACCACTGCGCCAGCGCTACTGACTTGCACAGGTTGGAGGGGCAGCGCGCGCATGCGCTCTGACGCATACACGGCTCGATGTATAGACGCCCGTTCTGCCAGAACGCGCGGTTCGTTATCACTGATGTCACTGCGTCCTGAAAAAGATAAGGTGAAGGTGACGctttataaagaaagaaagaaagaaacgtttattataaagcagatgagcgctgcagatagcgcgaTGCTTGTTGcgaagttttgggccgatactatttagtttgccatcgacacgataagaagaaagattataaagggacaccacagtaacaaatataaaacaaataacaaatata is a window encoding:
- the LOC126378927 gene encoding cyclin-dependent kinase 9, whose translation is MQGVSAPREGAPPIISTSSTILNMREKEKYIEDFDFPFCDESSKYEKVAKIGQGTFGEVFKARARNSSKKFVAMKKVLMDNEKEGFPITALREIKILQLLKHENVVNLIEICRTKATSHNKYRSTFYLVFDFCEHDLAGLLSNVNVKFSLGEIKKVMQQLLNGLYYIHSNKILHRDMKAANVLITKNGVLKLADFGLARAFSVAKQGQVNKYTNRVVTLWYRPPELLLGDRNYGPPVDMWGAGCIMAEMWTRSPIMQGPTEQQQLILISQLCGSCTPDVWPGVEHLDLYTKMELPKGQKRKVKERLKPYVKDPYGCDLLDKLLQLDPAKRYDADTALNHDFFWTDPMPCDLANMLAQHSQSMFEYLAPPRRPGHLRHHHHVAGQPPKPSQPLQDSTYQDRVF
- the LOC126378973 gene encoding pyridoxal phosphate phosphatase PHOSPHO2-like, which gives rise to MSRLAVFDFDRTIVDDDSDATIINKLREKKPPPEFDSSSHDWTPYMSDVFEHAFTSGFSQEDILAAIASMRPTAGVEQLISSLATAGWDVLVLTDANSVFVNHWIKIHNLQDAVTSVITNRAFWQNGRLYIEPCMRQSACARCPSNLCKSVALAQWCAQRPPYTSIVYSGDGRNDYCPATNLPPHAIVFPRRGYPLDDMIKKTLSTPTPQVAAKVVPWDDCHTIIRELFPEQSHIICPTK